In Longimicrobium sp., the genomic stretch ACTGCGGGGGAGGGGCGGTTTGCGTGGAGATCCGTGCCGGTCCACCCGTTTGCCCTGCCGCGTTGATCCGATGTCTCGACCCCTGGCACCGATCCCGTAGGGGCAGACCTGCGTGTCTGCCCACCCTCGCCGCCACCCCGATCCTTGCTTCGCACACCGATCCCGTAGGGGCCGCCCCGCGTGGCTGCCCGTGCCCGCCCCCGCGCCGAACCACCGCCCCGCGCACCGAATTCTCCCCCTCACCCGCCCTGCGCCCCGCAAGCGGGGGGAGGGGGCCCACGGAATGCCGCTTGCACTCCCCGGCCCGCACTCCGGGGGCGCGCTCCGCGCCGGCCGGATGGAACCATGCCCTGGCTGGCCGGGAGGAACGATGGACGTATCGATGGATGACCTGGTGTCGCTGGGCGAGCTGGGGGCGGGCGCGGACCTGGGGCTGATCGGGCGCCCCGTCTTCGCGGGCGACGGCACCCTGCTGGGCAATGTGGCGGACGTGCTGGGCGACGCCCGCGGCGAGGGGCCGCGCTTCCTCGCCGTCGCGCTGGAGGCCTCAGTCGCGCGCATCCCGGGCGGGAAGCGCGTGTTCGTGCCGTTTGGCAGCGCGCGGGTGGACGAAGCGCGGCGCGTGCACCTGGACGGCGTCACGGGCGCGAGCGCCGCCACCCTCCCCTCCGCACCCACGAACACCCCGCTCCCGTTCGCGGACCCCGACGCAACCGTGCTCGACCACGGCCGCACCGCCGCCTCCGTCGCGAGCCCCGTCAGCCCGGCTCCAACTCCAGCGCCGGCGCCGCAGGTGCACGGCGGGATCGACGCGGGCACGAGCGGGCTCTCCGGTGCGCCCGCGGGAACGGCGACGCACGGGCTGCCCGCGGGTGCGCCGGCGCGCGAGCTCACGGGGAGCGAGGAGCGGGTCGTGATCTCCGAGGAAGAGCTGGTGGTGGGGAAGCGCGAGGTGCCGGTTGGCGAGGTGGTGGTGCAGAAGCACATCGAGGAGCAGGTCATCCGCCAGACCATCCCCGTGACGCGCGAAAAGGTGGAGGTGGAGCGCCGCCCCCTGCCACCCG encodes the following:
- a CDS encoding PRC and DUF2382 domain-containing protein, which gives rise to MDVSMDDLVSLGELGAGADLGLIGRPVFAGDGTLLGNVADVLGDARGEGPRFLAVALEASVARIPGGKRVFVPFGSARVDEARRVHLDGVTGASAATLPSAPTNTPLPFADPDATVLDHGRTAASVASPVSPAPTPAPAPQVHGGIDAGTSGLSGAPAGTATHGLPAGAPARELTGSEERVVISEEELVVGKREVPVGEVVVQKHIEEQVIRQTIPVTREKVEVERRPLPPGAGLEPRTEGDVMYIPLVEEELVVTKRLIAREELVIRKTRVTEEQVIEETVRRERAEVIGPDGTRDVIS